Genomic DNA from Nitratidesulfovibrio vulgaris str. Hildenborough:
CAGTCCCCCGACGGGGCCAAGACCGGCTTGCAGGTCTTCGAAGGCAGGCTCGACAGGCAGTCGCTCGTGACCGCCATGGTGCACAACATGAACCGTCAGGGGTGGCAGTTGCGCTCCATCTTCCGCGCACAGCGCAGCATCCTGCTCTTCGAGAAGGGCGACCGCAACTGCATCGTGGCCGTTACCGACAGCTCGAACCTCGCCACCATGGAAGTGTGGGTCGCCTCGCGCCTGCCTGACGGTTCCGTAGGCAGCGAGTCCATGTACTCCACCGGGTCTGCCGGCGGTTCCACGCAGCCCACGTTCTCCGTGGCCCCCGGCGCGTCTTCCGGCGGCGGTTCCGGCGTGCAGGAACAGGGACTCTCGCAGTAGTGGACGCACATCTCGCCTTCACGTTCGCCAAGGGCCGCAGACTCCATCTCGGGGTCTGCGGTTCCGTAGCGGCCTACCGCGCGCCCGACCTCGTGCGCCAGTGGCAGGACGCCGGTCTCTCTGTGGGCGTTACGCTCACCGAGGCGGCTAAGCGCTTCATCACGCCCCTCACCTTCGAGGCCCTTGGCGCGGCCCCCGTCTATGGCGACATCTTCGACGGCGGCGACGGGCCCTTCGGGCACCTCGAACCGGGGCAATGCTGCCATACCTTCGTCATCGCCCCTGCCAGTGCAGCCACATTGGCACGTCTTGCCACGGGCATGGCCGACGACATGCTGGCCTGTCAGGCCCTCGCCTTCGACGGCCCCCTCGTGGTCGCCCCCGCCATGAACCCGCGCATGTGGGCACATCCTGCCACCCGCGCCAACATCGAGACACTGCGTCAGCGCGGTGTCACGGTGGTCGAACCGGGGTGCGGGCGCACCGCCTGCATGGAGGAAGGGCAGGGCAGGCTGGCCGACCTTCGCGCCATACACCTTGCCGCATTGCGTGCCCTCGCCCCGCAGGACATGAGCGGCACCCGCGTCATGGTCACCCTTGGCCCCACCCGCGAGAAATGGGACGGCGTCCGCTACTGGACGAACCCGTCATCCGGGGTGATGGGCGCTTCGCTGGCTATGGCCGCATGGCTGCGCGGTGCACGTGTGGATGCCGTGTGCGGCCCCGGCGCGCCATGGCTGCCTTCAGACATCGTGCGGCATGACGTGGGTTCGGCTGACGAGATGTTCGAAGTGGCGCACGACCTCTGGCCTGACGTGGACACGGGTATCTTCACGGCTGCCGTGGCCGACTTCAAGCCAGTGCCCTACGGGGCCGAAAAATTCAAGAAGGCCGATGCGGCCGACGGCTTCGACATCCGCTTCGCCCCCAACCGTGACATCATCGCCACCCTCGGGGCACTGCGTAAGCCCGGCCAGAGGGTCGTGGGCTTTGCCGCCGAGACGTCCAACCTCATCGAAGCCATGCGCGGCAAGCTCAAGCGCAAGAATGCCGACATGATCGTCGGCAATCTCGTGGGCAGCAGCGATGCCGGTTTCGGTGCCGCCACCAACCGTGTACGCATCCTCGACGCCACAGGGCGCGACGAGGAACTCCCTCTCTTGTCCAAGCCCGATGTCGCATGGAGCATCCTTGAATGGCTGCGCTCCCTCTAGGCATCCACCCGGCGTTCGCCCCGTGGCACCTTGCGGGGGTACGCCACCTCTATCTCGATGATGCCGCGCTCGCGGCCCTGCGCGAGGCACAAACCGACGACGGACAGGAGCGTGCGGTGCAACAGGCCAGCCAAGGCACCGCACAGCCCGCAGGTCGCACAGACTCCGTCGGCATGGCTTCGGCCGCGTCCCGGTCACAGCGCGCCGAGAACGGCATCGACTCGGGGCGTCGTGTCGATGAGGCATCCGTCCGTCTCCAAACGTCCGGTGCGGATGACACACCTCCCAGCCGCACCCGCCCGACTCGCCCGGAACGCCAACCCGCTCATGCCAACCGCTCGACCAAGGGCCTGCCGGAAGGGCAGGATGGAGTTGCTGCGGCACGCCCCGCGCCCGTGACGCTGGGCGTCGAAGCCACTTCGCTTCCGCCCGAACAATGGCCCGCCATCTGGCGCGACCTCTTTACCCGCACCCCTGCGGGTTCGCCGCTTCTCTGGACGTACTGGGCTCTTGGCGACGACCTTTGCGGCAAGCCTGACGATACCCGCAGGCAACTCCTGCGGCGCATCCTCGGTGCACTCGCCATGCCTCGCGGTACGCACAGTTTCTGGCCCGTTGCCCTTCCCGACGAAGCCTCAGGCGGCGACCTCGTAGCCGATGCGCCCGTCTTTCATGCCGCTGTGCAGCGACTTGCGCCCCGTTGCGTCCTGCTCATGGGGTCACGCGCCCTCAAGGCCGTCGCGCCGGGACTGCAACTTCGCCCCTTCCAGCAGGTCAATCATCAGGGCAGGCTGTTCATCGTCCTGCCCGACATGGACATGCTGCTGCAAGACCCTTCGCGTGCCGACGCCGTGGTCGCCTACCTGCGGCCCACGCTCATGCCGTTCGCCCGGCGCTAGCCTCGCCCCCGCCCAAATATCGGCCTGCGGTCGACAGCCTTGAGGGCCTCTCGGCGATGGCGGCCGCCAGTCAACACATGCCTTTGTTCCGGGCATGGCATTCAAACGGCTGACGCGTGCCCTGAATCGGTCGGAGATGTCCATGTTCGCCGTTGCCCGTGGCAGGCCTCCCGTTGCATGACGTAAAGTAGGGCATGACAGACAGGCCCAGGCGTGGCCCTTCGCACATGCCATTCTTTCTTGGCACGGTCTGACCAGCATCTCCGGATTTCGCCTGTTCTACAGCCCAATCGTACCGGTCACGGGTATCTCGATTCGACTTGCGCCTTCAGCCGCCGCACTTCGACTTTCCATTTGCCTCTTCTTTCTCCCATGCTACGCTACAGCGTATTCTCCGAGAGGAGCCTGTGCCCTCTCCTGCACCGTTTCCCCGGCATCGCACCGGGATACCGCATTGCGGAGGCCACCATGTTCGAAGCCCTTCCGGTCATTGCCGCCATTGTGCTCTTTCTGGCGACGTCACTACGCGTCCTCAACGAATACGAACGCGGCGTCATCTTCCGTCTCGGACGCGTCATCCCCACCAAGGGGCCGGGGCTCATCATCGTCATCCCCGTCATCGACCGTCTTGTACGTGTCTCCATGCGCGTGCTCACGCTCGACGTTCCCAATCAGGACGTGATCACACGCGACAACGTCTCCATTCAGGTGAACGCAGTCGTCTATTTCCGCGTTGCGGAACCCGTGCGCGCCATCAACGAGGTGGAAGACTATCTCTACGCAACATCGCAACTTGCGCAGACGACGTTGCGCAGCGTGTGCGGCGGGGTCGAACTCGACGACCTTCTGGCTCACCGCGACAAGATCAATGCGGACGTCAAG
This window encodes:
- a CDS encoding lipoprotein — protein: MRRFLASAILACSLVAMQGCSGSSLSIPNPFEPDPPSNVNEVYYGEFPSVPIPKDMTEVAKYTAVMQSPDGAKTGLQVFEGRLDRQSLVTAMVHNMNRQGWQLRSIFRAQRSILLFEKGDRNCIVAVTDSSNLATMEVWVASRLPDGSVGSESMYSTGSAGGSTQPTFSVAPGASSGGGSGVQEQGLSQ
- the coaBC gene encoding bifunctional phosphopantothenoylcysteine decarboxylase/phosphopantothenate--cysteine ligase CoaBC, which produces MDAHLAFTFAKGRRLHLGVCGSVAAYRAPDLVRQWQDAGLSVGVTLTEAAKRFITPLTFEALGAAPVYGDIFDGGDGPFGHLEPGQCCHTFVIAPASAATLARLATGMADDMLACQALAFDGPLVVAPAMNPRMWAHPATRANIETLRQRGVTVVEPGCGRTACMEEGQGRLADLRAIHLAALRALAPQDMSGTRVMVTLGPTREKWDGVRYWTNPSSGVMGASLAMAAWLRGARVDAVCGPGAPWLPSDIVRHDVGSADEMFEVAHDLWPDVDTGIFTAAVADFKPVPYGAEKFKKADAADGFDIRFAPNRDIIATLGALRKPGQRVVGFAAETSNLIEAMRGKLKRKNADMIVGNLVGSSDAGFGAATNRVRILDATGRDEELPLLSKPDVAWSILEWLRSL
- a CDS encoding slipin family protein, producing MFEALPVIAAIVLFLATSLRVLNEYERGVIFRLGRVIPTKGPGLIIVIPVIDRLVRVSMRVLTLDVPNQDVITRDNVSIQVNAVVYFRVAEPVRAINEVEDYLYATSQLAQTTLRSVCGGVELDDLLAHRDKINADVKTLLDGQTEQWGVQVSSVELKHIDLPQEMQRAMAKQAEAERERRAKVISAEGEFQAADKLSEAAAIIARHPEALQLRYLQTIREMSSESNATILPIPLDLLSTLTPKSKSGSPA